A genomic window from Streptomyces sp. NBC_00234 includes:
- a CDS encoding DUF4232 domain-containing protein gives MRTSRHRSALLAAATTAALALALTACGGEGTGTQSAGPADNSSAPAAAGSSQDAGATKDTSKDTTAAKTTGNGSGTADSTGGDAAASAPACTTEDVAISAARQDGPPYTHLVLTAKNTSGHSCTIKGFPKIQFLESHKEDVPAVAKSKPAAPVVLEAGAPAYALVKLSDGGTDEENEPVSAFALWLEGGDGMATVNAPGEGGIAVDPAVWATGYWTHELRNGADEF, from the coding sequence ATGCGTACGTCCCGTCACCGCTCCGCCCTGCTCGCCGCCGCGACCACGGCCGCGCTCGCCCTCGCCCTCACCGCCTGCGGTGGGGAGGGCACCGGCACGCAGTCCGCAGGCCCGGCGGACAACAGCTCCGCACCGGCCGCCGCGGGCTCCTCGCAGGACGCCGGCGCCACCAAGGACACCTCGAAGGACACCACCGCGGCCAAGACCACGGGCAACGGCTCCGGCACCGCGGACAGCACCGGCGGCGATGCCGCCGCGTCCGCGCCGGCCTGCACCACCGAGGACGTCGCCATCAGCGCCGCCCGCCAGGACGGCCCGCCCTACACGCACCTCGTCCTGACCGCGAAGAACACCTCCGGCCACAGCTGCACGATCAAGGGCTTCCCGAAGATCCAGTTCCTGGAGAGCCACAAGGAGGACGTGCCCGCCGTCGCCAAGAGCAAGCCGGCCGCCCCCGTCGTGCTGGAGGCCGGCGCCCCGGCCTACGCCCTGGTGAAGCTGTCCGACGGCGGCACCGACGAGGAGAACGAGCCGGTGTCGGCCTTCGCCCTCTGGCTGGAGGGCGGCGACGGCATGGCCACCGTGAACGCGCCCGGCGAGGGCGGCATCGCCGTCGACCCGGCCGTCTGGGCGACCGGCTACTGGACCCACGAACTCCGCAACGGCGCCGACGAGTTCTGA
- a CDS encoding FlgD immunoglobulin-like domain containing protein produces MTSRHLVASHFTFSRGGVAAVAALALATGAVPLLATEARADSGGLTITAPDRYTPVQDTLYAAGDTGYLHRRATEDGSTAPYRWRSYDGTERTVEGFTGTLPGQQGYYGAGTDILPVDSGSYDTVRLLDPATGETGDLTVPDGQTVVASFGRTVLTTSYNEVWQIDKVHLLQDQDGVTTDTAVDPPEGLAFAASPVLAGDGRSVLLKFTRTHTLGLLDLTTGAVTAVPTSARDDSKPLQAVLSPTHLAWYQEGTGQARVVRRDDPTGAQTAVTVPESEEGAPVIGLAGEWLLTSYRPEEPTEQNPPLKRGGPLRATPFDGGPARTLLDAAQSGLQQIPGGGAIAVGGADAGDWAVRRVEVAADGTLSLRTLDEVPSRSAEVRGVALAGGQLVTKEADSAPRPAYVTRKVTLTGTPAAGPRAQVTTAPYGDTYGQPLGAGDGAVVHVRHDAATQRDLLVRATASGERTETVLFDRTTPETSGRLLRDVAGRYAVVGGGNERSVVDLAAPGGGAVIQEVNTSAAAVWGGQLWTTDGTWGRIESRDLVTSQVTSYSVDAACQIQDLQAVGRWVYWDCMPSGGSSPDAYDFGVYDLETGRNIELPERGMLGDGFVAGHDGAAGQLRLTDFHTGAAGTPRVLGDLPAVSTWKSYDVDKFGGGVAWLDAAGTVRAVESGVPTQPLTATGAGADTSYVRGAADWAAAWQLSKPAAGATVVVKRNNKVIRTLDATATGAALSAAWDGRGADGSEAATGTYSWTLTAPPEDGTGAALVRTGTFTVTDAGR; encoded by the coding sequence GTGACGAGTCGTCATCTGGTTGCTTCTCACTTCACCTTCAGCCGCGGCGGTGTGGCCGCCGTCGCCGCGCTCGCGCTCGCCACCGGGGCGGTGCCGCTCCTCGCCACCGAGGCCCGCGCCGACTCCGGCGGACTCACCATCACCGCGCCGGACCGCTACACACCGGTCCAGGACACCCTGTACGCGGCCGGGGACACCGGCTACCTGCACCGCCGGGCGACGGAGGACGGCTCCACCGCCCCGTACCGGTGGCGGAGTTACGACGGCACCGAGCGGACCGTGGAGGGCTTCACCGGAACACTCCCCGGCCAGCAGGGCTACTACGGGGCGGGCACCGACATCCTCCCGGTGGACTCGGGCTCGTACGACACCGTGCGGCTCCTCGACCCCGCCACCGGCGAGACCGGTGATCTCACCGTGCCGGACGGGCAGACGGTCGTCGCCTCGTTCGGCAGGACCGTGCTCACGACCTCGTACAACGAGGTGTGGCAGATCGACAAGGTGCACCTCCTCCAGGACCAGGACGGCGTGACCACGGACACCGCCGTCGACCCGCCGGAGGGGCTGGCCTTCGCCGCGTCCCCGGTGCTGGCCGGGGACGGCCGGTCGGTCCTGCTGAAGTTCACCCGCACCCACACGCTCGGCCTCCTCGACCTCACCACCGGTGCGGTCACGGCCGTCCCCACGAGCGCCCGTGACGACTCGAAGCCCCTGCAGGCCGTCCTCTCGCCCACCCACCTCGCCTGGTACCAGGAGGGCACGGGCCAGGCCCGTGTGGTCCGCCGCGACGACCCCACCGGGGCGCAGACGGCCGTGACCGTACCGGAGTCCGAGGAAGGCGCGCCCGTCATCGGGTTGGCGGGCGAGTGGCTGCTGACCTCGTACCGGCCGGAGGAGCCCACCGAGCAGAACCCGCCGCTGAAGAGGGGCGGGCCCCTGAGGGCCACCCCGTTCGACGGCGGACCGGCCCGCACCCTGCTGGACGCGGCGCAGTCCGGCCTCCAGCAGATCCCGGGCGGCGGCGCGATCGCGGTCGGCGGCGCGGACGCCGGTGACTGGGCGGTCCGCCGCGTCGAGGTCGCGGCGGACGGCACCCTGTCCCTCCGTACGCTCGACGAGGTGCCGTCCCGGTCGGCCGAGGTGCGCGGAGTGGCGCTGGCGGGCGGTCAGTTGGTGACCAAGGAGGCGGACAGCGCGCCGCGGCCGGCGTACGTGACCCGGAAGGTCACTCTGACCGGGACGCCCGCCGCGGGCCCACGGGCCCAGGTCACGACCGCTCCCTACGGGGACACCTACGGTCAGCCGCTCGGGGCCGGTGACGGCGCGGTCGTCCACGTCCGGCACGACGCGGCGACGCAGCGGGACCTGCTGGTGCGGGCGACGGCCTCCGGCGAACGCACCGAGACGGTGCTCTTCGACCGCACGACTCCGGAGACCTCGGGCCGGCTGCTGCGCGATGTCGCGGGCCGGTACGCGGTGGTCGGCGGCGGCAACGAGCGGTCGGTCGTCGACCTGGCGGCGCCCGGTGGCGGCGCGGTGATCCAGGAGGTGAACACCTCGGCCGCGGCCGTCTGGGGCGGGCAGCTCTGGACCACGGACGGGACCTGGGGGCGGATCGAGTCACGTGACCTGGTGACCTCGCAGGTCACGTCCTACTCCGTCGACGCCGCCTGCCAGATCCAGGACCTCCAGGCCGTCGGCCGCTGGGTGTACTGGGACTGCATGCCGTCCGGCGGTTCCTCCCCGGACGCGTACGACTTCGGTGTGTACGACCTGGAGACCGGCAGGAACATCGAACTGCCGGAGCGCGGAATGCTCGGCGACGGTTTCGTGGCCGGCCACGACGGGGCGGCGGGGCAACTGCGGCTCACGGACTTCCACACCGGTGCGGCCGGAACGCCCCGGGTGCTCGGTGACCTGCCCGCCGTCTCGACGTGGAAGAGCTACGACGTCGACAAGTTCGGCGGCGGCGTCGCCTGGCTCGACGCGGCGGGTACGGTCCGCGCGGTGGAGAGCGGGGTGCCCACGCAGCCGCTGACGGCGACCGGCGCCGGGGCGGACACCTCGTACGTCCGGGGGGCGGCGGACTGGGCAGCCGCGTGGCAGCTCTCGAAGCCGGCGGCCGGGGCCACGGTGGTCGTCAAGCGCAACAACAAGGTGATCCGCACGTTGGACGCGACCGCGACGGGTGCGGCGCTCTCCGCCGCCTGGGACGGCAGGGGCGCGGACGGTTCCGAGGCCGCGACGGGTACGTACTCCTGGACGCTCACCGCCCCGCCGGAGGACGGCACGGGTGCCGCGCTGGTCCGGACGGGCACGTTCACGGTGACGGACGCGGGCCGCTAG
- a CDS encoding NHL domain-containing thioredoxin family protein translates to MATRARVRAPELIGKGGWLNTGDKQYTLADLRGRIVILDFWTFCCVNCLHVLDELRELEEKHRDTVVIIGVHSPKFVHEAEHQAVVDAVERYEVHHPVLDDPELATWKQYAVRAWPTLVVIDPEGYVVAQHAGEGHAHAIEKLVEELETEHAEKGTLRRGDGPYVAPEPVATHLRFPGKALALPGGGFLVSDTTRHRLVELDEDGESVRRSFGSGERGLVDGGPDEVRFSEPQGLAVLPDGRVAVADTVNHAIRALDLETGLTVTLAGTGRQWWQGAPSHGPARDVDLSSPWDIAWFGDRLWIAMAGVHQLWTYDPETLTVRVAAGTTNEGLVDGPAAEAWFAQPSGLATSFDGERLWVADSETSALRYVERDGSVRTAVGTGLFDFGHRDGAAEQALLQHPLGVTALPDGSVAVCDTYNHALRRYDPESGEVTTLATDLREPSDAVLVEGDLVVVESARHRLTRLRLPEEAVRVAGEAHRTRRAATEVAPGALRLDVVFQAPAGQKLDTRYGPSTRLLVSSTPPELLAEGAGPGTDLFRDLVLADGVTEGVLHVSAMAASCDDDPENEYPACHVHQQDWGVPLRVTADGVSRLPLVLAGMDA, encoded by the coding sequence ATGGCTACACGTGCGCGCGTCCGGGCCCCCGAGCTGATCGGCAAGGGTGGCTGGCTCAATACAGGCGATAAGCAGTACACCCTCGCTGACCTGCGAGGGCGCATTGTGATCTTGGATTTTTGGACGTTCTGCTGTGTGAACTGTCTGCACGTCCTCGACGAGCTGCGCGAGCTGGAGGAGAAGCACCGCGACACGGTGGTCATCATCGGTGTGCACTCGCCCAAGTTCGTGCACGAGGCGGAGCACCAGGCCGTCGTCGACGCGGTCGAGCGGTACGAGGTGCATCACCCGGTCCTGGACGATCCCGAGCTCGCCACCTGGAAGCAGTACGCCGTGCGGGCCTGGCCGACGCTCGTCGTCATCGATCCCGAGGGGTACGTCGTCGCCCAGCACGCGGGTGAGGGGCACGCGCACGCCATCGAGAAGCTGGTCGAGGAGCTGGAGACCGAACACGCGGAGAAGGGCACGCTGCGGCGGGGCGATGGTCCCTATGTCGCTCCGGAGCCGGTCGCCACGCATCTGCGCTTTCCCGGGAAGGCACTCGCCCTCCCCGGCGGTGGCTTCCTGGTCTCCGACACCACCCGGCACCGGCTGGTCGAGCTGGACGAGGACGGCGAGAGTGTGCGCCGGTCCTTCGGTTCGGGTGAGCGCGGGCTGGTGGACGGCGGGCCGGACGAGGTCAGGTTCAGCGAGCCGCAGGGGCTGGCCGTCCTGCCCGACGGGCGCGTCGCCGTCGCGGACACGGTCAACCACGCGATCCGGGCCCTCGACCTGGAGACGGGGCTGACGGTCACGCTCGCCGGGACCGGCCGCCAGTGGTGGCAGGGGGCGCCGAGTCACGGTCCGGCCCGGGACGTCGACCTCTCCTCGCCGTGGGACATCGCCTGGTTCGGCGACCGTCTGTGGATCGCGATGGCGGGCGTGCACCAGCTGTGGACGTACGACCCGGAGACCCTGACCGTGCGGGTCGCCGCGGGTACGACGAACGAGGGCCTGGTCGACGGGCCCGCGGCCGAGGCGTGGTTCGCCCAGCCGTCCGGCCTCGCCACGTCCTTCGACGGGGAGCGGCTGTGGGTCGCGGACTCGGAGACCTCCGCCCTGCGGTACGTCGAGCGGGACGGTTCCGTCCGCACGGCGGTCGGCACGGGGCTCTTCGACTTCGGTCACCGTGACGGCGCCGCGGAACAGGCCCTCCTCCAGCACCCGCTGGGCGTGACCGCGCTGCCGGACGGATCGGTCGCCGTCTGCGACACGTACAACCACGCGCTGCGCCGGTACGACCCCGAGAGCGGCGAGGTCACCACGCTGGCCACGGACCTGCGGGAGCCGAGCGACGCCGTGCTGGTCGAGGGCGATCTGGTGGTCGTGGAGTCGGCCCGGCACCGGCTGACCCGGCTGCGGCTGCCCGAGGAGGCGGTACGCGTCGCGGGCGAGGCCCACCGGACCCGGCGGGCGGCCACCGAGGTCGCACCGGGAGCGCTCCGGCTCGATGTCGTCTTCCAGGCGCCGGCCGGGCAGAAGCTGGACACCCGGTACGGTCCCTCGACGCGGCTGCTGGTCTCCTCGACCCCGCCCGAACTGCTGGCGGAGGGCGCGGGTCCCGGGACCGACCTGTTCCGTGATCTGGTCCTGGCCGACGGGGTCACCGAAGGCGTGCTGCACGTCTCGGCGATGGCGGCGTCCTGCGACGACGATCCGGAGAACGAGTACCCCGCCTGTCACGTCCACCAGCAGGACTGGGGTGTGCCCCTCCGTGTGACCGCGGACGGCGTGTCCCGGCTGCCGCTGGTGCTCGCGGGCATGGACGCCTGA
- a CDS encoding LURP-one-related/scramblase family protein, which yields MRLLVRERLFAVGDDYWIEDTEGRKVFHVDGKAMRLRDTFELKDPQGRILIELRQKLISLRDTMVIERDGEELAKVKRKRLSLLRNHYRVTLVDGTELDVSGRILDREFAIDYDGELLAQISRRWLTVRDTYGIDVVREDADAALLIAVSMCVIVLADKEE from the coding sequence ATGAGACTTCTCGTACGTGAGCGACTGTTCGCCGTCGGTGACGACTACTGGATCGAGGACACCGAGGGACGCAAGGTCTTCCATGTCGACGGCAAGGCCATGCGGCTGCGGGACACCTTCGAGCTGAAGGACCCGCAGGGCCGGATTCTCATCGAGTTGCGGCAGAAGCTGATCAGCCTGCGCGACACGATGGTCATCGAACGCGACGGCGAAGAGCTCGCCAAGGTCAAGCGGAAGCGGCTGTCGCTGCTGCGCAACCACTACCGGGTCACCCTGGTCGACGGCACCGAACTCGACGTCAGCGGGCGGATTCTGGACCGTGAGTTCGCCATCGACTACGACGGGGAGCTGCTCGCCCAGATCTCCCGGCGCTGGCTCACCGTCCGCGACACCTACGGGATCGACGTCGTCCGCGAGGACGCCGACGCCGCGCTGCTCATCGCCGTGTCGATGTGCGTCATCGTGCTCGCGGACAAGGAGGAGTAG
- a CDS encoding carbon-nitrogen family hydrolase, translating to MRASLIQIAVDPDESVNARRDRAASLVVSQQGADLVVLPELWPVGAFAYTAFEDEAEPLVGPTHEAMAKAAAEAGVWLHAGSFVERAADGALYNTSLVFSPEGERVATYRKIHLFGFDKGEAVMMGSGEELVTAALPQTTLGLATCYDLRFPELFRGLVDAGAETLVVAAGWPERRRAHWTLLAQARAVENQAYVLAVGSAGTHAGIQQAGHSIVVDPWGEVLAEAGADEEILTVEFDPARTATTREQFPALKDRRLGLAPPR from the coding sequence GTGCGCGCCTCCCTCATCCAGATCGCAGTAGACCCGGACGAATCCGTCAATGCCCGCAGAGATCGCGCGGCTTCCCTGGTCGTCTCCCAGCAGGGCGCGGATCTGGTGGTTCTCCCCGAACTCTGGCCGGTGGGCGCCTTCGCGTACACCGCTTTCGAGGACGAGGCCGAACCCCTCGTGGGCCCGACGCACGAGGCGATGGCGAAGGCCGCGGCCGAGGCCGGGGTCTGGCTGCACGCCGGCTCCTTCGTGGAGCGCGCCGCGGACGGTGCCCTCTACAACACCTCGCTGGTCTTCTCGCCCGAGGGCGAGCGCGTGGCCACGTACCGCAAGATCCATCTCTTCGGCTTCGACAAGGGCGAGGCGGTGATGATGGGCTCCGGCGAGGAACTGGTCACGGCCGCCCTGCCGCAGACCACCCTGGGCCTCGCCACCTGCTACGACCTGCGCTTCCCCGAACTCTTCCGCGGACTCGTCGACGCGGGCGCCGAGACCCTGGTCGTCGCGGCCGGCTGGCCGGAACGCCGCCGCGCCCACTGGACGCTGCTGGCGCAGGCCCGCGCCGTCGAGAACCAGGCGTACGTCCTGGCCGTCGGCAGCGCCGGCACCCACGCCGGTATCCAGCAGGCCGGTCACAGCATCGTCGTGGACCCGTGGGGCGAGGTGCTGGCCGAGGCGGGCGCGGACGAGGAGATCCTGACCGTCGAGTTCGACCCGGCGCGGACCGCCACCACCCGGGAGCAGTTCCCGGCCCTGAAGGACCGGCGCCTGGGCCTCGCCCCGCCCCGCTGA
- a CDS encoding maleylpyruvate isomerase family mycothiol-dependent enzyme, translated as MTVHPSLQTYADAWTHSIESIAELVTPLVEGEWNRRTPCPGWSVRDIVSHIIGMECEQLGDPRPIHTLPRDLYHVQNDFTRYMEMQVDVRRHHTAPEMTSELEYTVIRRARQLRNESRAPETMVRAPLGTEQTLELALHMRAFDVWVHEQDLRTTLGQPGNLDSPGALVARDTLLAALPKVVAKNAGAPANSAVVLDVHGPVEFLRTVRVDAEGRGSIDGAPSLGPAVTLAMDWETYYRLACGRVRATAVADRIKVEGDQDLAAAILHNFAVTP; from the coding sequence GTGACCGTCCATCCCAGCCTCCAGACCTACGCCGACGCCTGGACCCACTCCATCGAGTCGATAGCCGAGCTGGTGACGCCGCTCGTCGAAGGGGAGTGGAATCGCCGTACGCCGTGCCCCGGCTGGTCGGTGCGCGACATCGTGTCGCACATCATCGGCATGGAGTGCGAACAGCTCGGCGACCCCCGCCCGATCCACACGCTGCCCCGCGATCTCTACCACGTGCAGAACGACTTCACCCGGTACATGGAGATGCAGGTCGACGTGCGCCGGCACCACACGGCGCCGGAGATGACCTCCGAGCTGGAGTACACCGTCATCCGCCGCGCCCGTCAGCTGCGCAACGAGTCGCGGGCCCCCGAAACCATGGTCCGGGCACCGCTGGGTACTGAGCAGACGCTGGAACTGGCCCTGCACATGCGCGCCTTCGACGTCTGGGTGCACGAGCAGGACCTGCGTACGACGCTGGGTCAGCCGGGCAACCTGGACTCCCCCGGCGCTCTCGTCGCCCGGGACACCCTGCTCGCCGCCCTGCCGAAGGTCGTCGCCAAGAACGCGGGCGCGCCCGCCAATTCGGCGGTCGTGCTCGATGTGCACGGGCCGGTGGAGTTCCTGCGCACCGTCCGCGTCGACGCGGAGGGCCGTGGCTCGATCGACGGGGCGCCGTCCCTCGGTCCCGCGGTGACGCTGGCGATGGACTGGGAGACGTACTACCGCCTCGCCTGCGGCAGGGTGCGGGCGACGGCCGTCGCGGACCGGATCAAGGTCGAGGGCGACCAGGATCTCGCGGCGGCGATCCTGCACAACTTCGCCGTGACGCCGTAG
- a CDS encoding MFS transporter, whose translation MSSGAAPTLSLPGDPPGGRRAAQVWGVGVAVYFVAIIFRTSLGVAGLDAADRFDVNASALSTFSILQLLVYAGMQIPVGLMVDRLGTKKVLTIGAVLFTLGQLGFALSPSYGMALASRALLGCGDAMTFISVLRLGSRWFPARRGPMIGQVAALFGMAGNLVSTLFIARALHGFGWTTTFVGSAAAGVVVLVLLLLFLKDHPEGHEPPPAEHAGAAYVRKQIAAAWREPGTRLGMWVHFTTQFPAMVFLLLWGMPFLVEAQGLSRGTAGELLTLVVLSNMAVGLVYGQVIARHHAARTPLALGTVALTATLWAAAIFHPGDHAPMWLLITLCVVLGACGPASMIGFDFARPANPPERQGTASGIVNMGGFIASMTTLFAVGVLLDATGDNYRIAFASVFVLEALGITQILRLRARAALRERDHHVVSRVEAVHVPA comes from the coding sequence GTGAGTTCCGGGGCCGCCCCCACCCTCTCCCTGCCCGGCGACCCACCCGGAGGCCGGCGCGCCGCCCAGGTCTGGGGCGTCGGCGTCGCCGTCTACTTCGTCGCCATCATCTTCCGTACGAGCCTGGGAGTCGCCGGACTCGACGCCGCCGACCGCTTCGACGTCAACGCCTCCGCGCTCTCCACGTTCTCCATCCTCCAACTGCTCGTCTACGCGGGCATGCAGATACCCGTCGGGCTGATGGTCGACCGGCTCGGCACCAAGAAGGTCCTCACCATCGGGGCCGTGCTGTTCACCCTCGGACAGCTCGGCTTCGCGCTCTCCCCCTCGTACGGGATGGCGCTGGCCTCCCGCGCCCTGCTCGGCTGCGGCGACGCGATGACGTTCATCAGCGTGCTGCGGCTCGGCAGTCGGTGGTTCCCGGCCCGGCGCGGGCCGATGATCGGGCAGGTCGCCGCACTGTTCGGGATGGCGGGCAACCTCGTCTCCACCCTGTTCATCGCACGCGCGCTGCACGGCTTCGGCTGGACGACCACCTTCGTCGGCAGCGCGGCGGCGGGCGTCGTCGTCCTCGTCCTGCTGCTGCTGTTCCTCAAGGACCACCCGGAGGGACACGAACCCCCGCCCGCCGAGCACGCCGGCGCCGCCTACGTACGCAAGCAGATCGCCGCCGCGTGGCGGGAACCCGGCACCCGGCTCGGCATGTGGGTGCACTTCACCACCCAGTTCCCCGCCATGGTCTTCCTGCTCCTGTGGGGCATGCCGTTCCTGGTGGAGGCACAGGGGCTGAGCCGTGGAACCGCCGGTGAACTGCTCACCCTCGTGGTGCTCTCCAACATGGCGGTGGGACTCGTCTACGGCCAGGTCATCGCCCGGCACCACGCGGCACGCACCCCACTGGCGCTCGGCACGGTCGCGCTGACGGCCACCCTGTGGGCCGCGGCGATCTTCCACCCGGGCGACCATGCGCCGATGTGGCTGCTGATCACCCTGTGCGTGGTGCTCGGCGCCTGCGGACCCGCCTCGATGATCGGCTTCGACTTCGCACGCCCCGCCAACCCCCCGGAGCGCCAGGGCACCGCATCGGGAATCGTGAACATGGGCGGCTTCATCGCCTCGATGACCACGCTCTTCGCGGTCGGTGTGCTGCTGGACGCGACCGGCGACAACTACCGGATCGCCTTCGCCTCCGTCTTCGTCCTGGAGGCACTCGGCATCACCCAGATCCTGCGGCTGCGCGCCAGGGCGGCGCTCAGGGAGCGCGATCACCACGTGGTCAGCAGGGTCGAGGCCGTGCACGTCCCCGCATGA
- a CDS encoding GntR family transcriptional regulator, which produces MPVAPSAPAKPPAKTSLKQPPAADRVYTHIKDAVLDRRYQGGTLLTEGDLAEAVGVSRTPVREALLRLEVEGLIKLYPKKGALVLAVSAQEIADVVETRLLVEEFAARKAVPASPQLIRRLEDLLEEQRQKSEAGDLAAVAVSDRCFHAEIVRNAGNEILSRLYDQLRDRQLRMGVAVLEAHPGRIAANITEHGELLEAIRAGDADGAAQVVRRHVSRVKVLVRGEDR; this is translated from the coding sequence ATGCCTGTCGCGCCCTCTGCCCCAGCGAAGCCTCCGGCCAAGACCTCCCTCAAGCAGCCCCCCGCCGCCGACCGCGTCTACACCCACATCAAGGACGCCGTCCTCGACCGCCGGTACCAGGGCGGGACGCTCCTCACCGAAGGCGATCTGGCGGAAGCCGTCGGCGTCTCCCGCACCCCCGTGCGCGAGGCACTGCTGCGGCTGGAGGTCGAAGGGCTCATCAAGCTCTACCCGAAGAAGGGCGCCCTCGTCCTCGCCGTCTCCGCGCAGGAGATCGCGGACGTGGTGGAGACCCGGCTGCTGGTCGAGGAGTTCGCCGCCCGCAAGGCGGTACCCGCGTCGCCCCAGCTGATCCGCCGGCTTGAGGACCTGCTCGAGGAGCAGCGCCAGAAGTCCGAGGCCGGCGACCTCGCCGCCGTCGCCGTGAGCGACCGCTGCTTCCACGCCGAGATCGTGCGGAACGCGGGCAACGAGATCCTCTCGCGCCTCTACGACCAGCTGCGCGACCGGCAGCTGCGGATGGGCGTCGCCGTCCTGGAAGCACACCCCGGCCGGATCGCCGCGAACATCACCGAGCACGGTGAACTCCTGGAAGCCATCAGGGCCGGAGACGCGGACGGCGCCGCGCAGGTCGTACGGCGCCACGTCAGCCGGGTCAAGGTGCTGGTCCGGGGTGAGGACCGGTGA
- a CDS encoding D-alanyl-D-alanine carboxypeptidase family protein: MTRRHRATATATVALTAGAVLAGSAFATQAQAAAPPKPTIVAKGGFVMNNGTGKTLFTKAADTRRSTGSTTKIMTAKVVLSQKNLNLDSKVTIQKAYSDYIVSKGASSARLIVGDKVTVRQLLYGLMLPSGCDAAYALADKFGSGTTRGARVKSFIGKMNATAKSLGLKNTKFDSFDGIGSGNNYSTPRDLTKIASSAMKSSTFRAIVKTKSTKQKVTTKSGGYRYMAWTNTNKMLSTYSGAIGVKTGSGPTAKYCLVFAATRNGKTVIGTVLTSSSEANRTADAKKLMDYGFKL; this comes from the coding sequence ATGACGCGCAGACATCGTGCAACCGCCACTGCCACCGTGGCCCTCACCGCCGGCGCCGTTCTCGCGGGCAGCGCCTTCGCCACGCAGGCCCAGGCAGCCGCACCGCCGAAGCCCACGATCGTCGCCAAGGGCGGCTTCGTGATGAACAACGGCACCGGCAAGACCCTCTTCACCAAGGCAGCGGACACGCGCCGCTCCACCGGCTCGACCACCAAGATCATGACCGCCAAGGTGGTGCTGTCGCAGAAGAATCTGAACCTGGATTCCAAGGTGACGATCCAGAAGGCGTACAGCGACTACATCGTCTCCAAGGGCGCCTCGTCGGCCCGGCTGATCGTCGGTGACAAGGTCACCGTCCGACAGCTCCTGTACGGGCTCATGCTGCCGTCCGGCTGCGACGCCGCGTACGCCCTCGCCGACAAGTTCGGCTCCGGCACCACGCGCGGCGCCCGCGTGAAGTCGTTCATCGGCAAGATGAACGCCACCGCCAAGAGCCTCGGCCTGAAGAACACGAAGTTCGACTCGTTCGACGGCATAGGGAGTGGGAACAACTACTCCACCCCGCGCGACCTGACGAAGATCGCCAGCAGCGCGATGAAGAGCTCCACCTTCCGCGCGATCGTCAAGACCAAGTCGACGAAGCAGAAGGTGACCACGAAGAGCGGCGGATACCGCTACATGGCGTGGACCAACACCAACAAGATGCTCAGCACCTACAGCGGTGCCATCGGCGTGAAGACCGGCTCCGGCCCGACGGCCAAGTACTGCCTGGTCTTCGCCGCGACCCGTAACGGCAAGACCGTCATCGGTACGGTCCTCACCTCCTCGTCCGAGGCGAACAGGACCGCGGACGCGAAGAAGCTCATGGACTACGGCTTCAAGCTGTAG
- a CDS encoding D-alanyl-D-alanine carboxypeptidase family protein: protein MLAVTPLMTSAQAAVPLPTLSAKGAFLQDRTTGAKKYGKAADIKRQMASTTKVMTAAVVLNTPGVDLSRKVTISQTYRDYVTAKGASTADLKTGDKPTVRQLLHALMLPSGCDAAYALADAYGVGTTRAARTKQFIGQMNKKAASLGMTNTTFDSFDGISSTGNNLSTPRDLAQLASYAMRGSTLRGIMATTKYVTPVTTSTGATRTYTWYNTNKLLGSYSGAVGIKTGSGTAAGPCLIFAATRGDKTYVGVILNGTDRYNDAAKLLDYGFGSSTATTMQLRTLPQGAQRD from the coding sequence ATGCTGGCGGTCACGCCTCTCATGACGTCTGCCCAGGCCGCTGTCCCCCTGCCGACGCTCAGCGCCAAGGGTGCGTTCCTGCAGGACAGGACAACGGGCGCCAAGAAGTACGGCAAGGCCGCCGACATCAAGCGACAGATGGCCAGCACCACCAAGGTCATGACCGCCGCCGTGGTGCTCAACACCCCCGGCGTCGATCTGAGCCGCAAGGTGACCATCTCGCAGACCTACCGCGACTACGTCACGGCCAAGGGCGCCAGCACAGCGGACCTGAAGACCGGTGACAAGCCCACGGTCCGTCAGCTGCTGCACGCTCTGATGCTTCCGTCCGGCTGTGACGCGGCGTACGCGCTCGCCGACGCCTACGGCGTGGGCACCACCCGGGCTGCCCGGACGAAGCAGTTCATCGGTCAGATGAACAAGAAGGCCGCCTCGCTCGGGATGACCAACACCACGTTCGACTCGTTCGACGGCATTTCGTCGACCGGGAACAACCTCTCGACCCCGCGCGACCTCGCACAGCTCGCCAGCTACGCGATGCGGGGCTCGACGCTGCGCGGCATCATGGCCACCACCAAGTACGTCACCCCCGTGACGACCAGCACCGGCGCCACTCGCACGTACACCTGGTACAACACCAACAAGCTGCTCGGCTCCTACAGCGGCGCCGTCGGCATCAAGACCGGCTCCGGCACGGCGGCAGGTCCCTGCCTCATCTTCGCCGCCACCCGGGGCGACAAGACGTACGTCGGCGTCATCCTGAACGGCACCGACCGCTACAACGACGCGGCCAAGCTGCTGGACTACGGCTTCGGTTCCTCCACCGCGACGACCATGCAGCTGCGTACGCTGCCCCAGGGCGCGCAGCGCGACTGA